From a single Hippoglossus stenolepis isolate QCI-W04-F060 chromosome 2, HSTE1.2, whole genome shotgun sequence genomic region:
- the LOC118124983 gene encoding uncharacterized protein LOC118124983 isoform X3: MRRYWWPGFEMQLVGELQRQQNNSQFCDTLIQTEGISVPAHSCVLAALSPYLSWKLSSCPSPPSGQKYQLQLQAVKAQTLLKLVGLLYSGELEVKGSVEQNDVLALARQFGITDLKEGGIWRAEPQERRRKNPESERQNGFQAEKRRKDESRTMKDAQIQAEMAERKDTDAPAEKRSCTSTGTQTVKAAERSLVRSIDCSTQATPPTPEPGAQSLDFPVMLQPQSITHVKQFSSMSCPVIPSMHSGAPSDGNSPLSNSCRIVTDSTSTPALSSDMLTFRLSLDDDSNSQRHQEDPTVQQLSEFEDSVQVLAEDGTNPENGKRDGETTDSRRDTEQPSQFNRDETPEEEREKSSDKRHVCVGMKSLAKMKQMQEMTETTPISVKVKLKRRTTGEVWEVVSGQDTHDTLSSFTSLKQDKTPNTEVLNVPPPPSTVQPSSVQNPDSLFLQPATTNSPKSPPHPNTSSDSQVPSSNCFTPNQNDGIEASPLLQGQGSVEESDEQIEKLLEDIMMGLNILPNLERDCRGSHHGQQSQGGGSSVCNIPVTHKEAGHSHMHAGVSTAGCVFYQDLGTPNCSTETGIPCCFTAQNLPSCSALSSVLPDPALIQQQQEFSSQYHSSVRSMWQRDGMNHQRTPLSKTQESVCPAAPTARSLIPSAFFSTVQKINYPAFQEPSSRPNLHNFDIFPLTNGNDPQSIHTLPLPCMADFRLPRCLSPLEPCTSSTKYQFVLNNSMNIGNKFQQQPSLQRRPWLAGNPGSLQFPLSTITHRKNESASLPQDINGRCWSKLRQEHVELNQPNGGTWTGSCTAKEVAERKTASADQPNPLELKSKPRKMKELDTTGVKVARKRKKTKSTSHQQDAAGSILTYKDVKISDATKSKINLSICQVSLSSNNVLAKEREKAAGALNSPSKFVGKPNQSLFVTESLRKNRRRSGLDADRTPIKTRGFVKIIQESLSETSPENVVAAQSVAQRVVNKQEVVRRKRGRPSKKKPPDLTAPNNNPAVEKKDSHDEGSHQQTVSLPKDDLEKGDKTKQRCKKRRRNRSTEAGEVPLKKSIEIDCQPEADITDINPDVRIPGVNKRPRMVILKEFKKLINSKNLKMRKSKENQTNKPERAAESEGVATLDSTCKESTEVFVKDVDIVQPQDRRRSEESQAVVTINKNHNQVFNESTDEKSKSQREESGSSTSKETSVICGEKLPAFSFDALEEVSKLSADREQPLKNPDEGGNRGTSQSKDSM; this comes from the exons ATGCGGAGGTACTGGTGGCCCGGCTTTGAGATGCAGCTTGTgggagagctgcagagacagcaAAACAACTCCCAGTTCTGTGATACCCTGATACAAACGGAGG gtaTTTCAGTGCCCGCCCACAGTTGCGTTCTTGCAGCACTCAGCCCTTACCTGTCTTGGAAGCTGTCGTCCTGCCCATCTCCTCCATCCGGCCAGAAGtatcagctccagctccaggctGTGAAGGCCCAGACCCTGCTGAAGCTGGTTGGTCTGCTATACTCTGGCGAGCTGGAGGTAAAAGGGAGCGTGGAGCAGAATGACGTGCTGGCGTTAGCCCGCCAGTTTGGGATCACAGATCTCAAAGAGGGGGGAATATGGAGGGCAGAACCCCAGGAGAGGAGGCGGAAGAATCCCGAGAGTGAAAGACAGAATGGCTTTCAAGcagaaaagagaaggaaggatGAAAGCAGGACAATGAAAGATGCACAAATTCAAGCTGAGATGGCTGAAAGGAAGGATACAGATGCTCCAGCTGAAAAGAGAAGTTGTACATCTACAGGAACACAGACTGTTAAAGCTGCTGAAAGGTCATTGGTCAGGTCTATTGATTGCTCCACACAAGCTACACCTCCAACCCCAGAGCCTGGAGCTCAAAGTTTGGATTTTCCTGTCATGTTGCAACCCCAAAGCATCACACATGTTAAACAATTTTCCTCCATGTCTTGCCCAGTCATTCCCAGCATGCACAGTGGTGCACCAAGTGATGGAAACTCTCCATTAAGCAATTCCTGTAGAATTGTGACCGATAGCACGTCAACTCCAGCTTTGTCCAGCGACATGTTGACCTTCCGGCTCTCTCTTGATGATGACTCAAACTCCCAAAGGCATCAGGAAGACCCCACCGTCCAGCAGTTGTCTGAGTTTGAGGACAGCGTACAGGTTTTGGCAGAGGATGGGACAAACCCTGAGAATGGAAAAAGAGACGGTGAGACGACTGACAGCAGACGAGATACAGAGCAGCCAAGCCAATTTAACAGAGATGAGACaccagaggaagaaagagaaaagtctTCAGACAAGAGGCACGTCTGTGTCGGGATGAAGAGCCTGGCCAAGATGAAACAGATGCAGGAGATGACAGAGACCACTCCGATTTCTGTCAAG GTGAAGCTGAAGAGGAGGACCACAGGAGAAGTGTGGGAGGTGGTGAGTGGGCAAGACACACATGACACCCTGTCAAGTTTCACCTCACTGAAACAG GACAAAACGCCAAACACAGAGGTTTTAAAcgtcccacctcctccctccactgtcCAGCCAAGCTCAGTGCAGAATCCAGACTCCCTCTTTCTTCAGCCGGCCACCACCAACTCCCCCAAATCACCACCTCACCCCAATACTTCCTCTGACTCCCAAGTGCCATCTAGCAACTGCTTCACCCCAAACCAAAACGATGGCATCGAGGCCTCCCCACTCCTCCAGGGTCAGGGCTCTGTAGAGGAGTCCGATGAGCAGATAGAAAAGCTGCTAGAGGACATCATGATGGGCCTCAACATCCTGCCCAACCTGGAGAGGGACTGCAGGGGGTCTCATCACGGTCAGCAGAGCCAAGGCGGAGGATCGTCTGTCTGCAATATCCCTGTTACACATAAAGAAGCAGGCCACAGTCATATGCACGCTGGTGTCAGCACAGCAGGGTGTGTGTTTTACCAGGATTTGGGGACACCAAATTGCTCAACAGAAACAG GTATCCCCTGTTGTTTCACAGCTCAGAACCTGCCCAGCTGCTCCGCACTTTCATCTGTTCTACCAGACCCTGCCCTGatccaacagcagcaggagttCTCTTCACAGTATCACTCATCTGTCAGATCCATGTGGCAACGAGATGGAATGAACCATCAGAGAACGCCACTGTCCAAAACTCAAGAAAGTGTATGTCCTGCAGCACCTACAGCAAGATCACTCATACCCTCAGCTTTCTTCTCCACtgtgcagaaaataaattaccCCGCATTCCAGGAACCGTCTTCACGACCAAATCTGCACAACTTTGACATCTTCCCTCTGACAAATGGAAATGATCCACAGTCCATTCATACTCTGCCCTTACCTTGCATGGCTGATTTCCGACTTCCTCGATGTCTCTCTCCCTTAGAGCCGTGTACTTCATCAACAAAATATCAGTTTGTCCTCAACAACTCAATGAATATTGGCAATAAatttcagcagcagccatctCTACAAAGGCGACCCTGGCTCGCAGGTAACCCTGGATCACTGCAGTTCCCTCTGAGTACAATTACTCACAGAAAAAATGAAAGTGCGTCTTTACCACAGGATATAAATGGCCGCTGTTGGTCAAAGCTAAGACAAGAACATGTGGAGTTGAATCAGCCGAATGGAGGAACCTGGACAGGATCTTGTACTGCGAAAGAAGTGGCCGAGAGAAAAACGGCATCTGCTGATCAACCAAATCCTCTGGAGCTTAAATCTAAACCCAGGAAGATGAAAGAACTTGACACTACAGGTGTTAAAGTCGCACGtaaaagaaagaagacaaagTCCACCAGTCATCAGCAAGATGCTGCTGGTTCTATATTGACATACAAAGACGTGAAAATCAGTGATGCAACAAAGAGCAAAATCAACTTGAGCATTTGTCAAGTCAGTTTGTCAAGCAACAATGTGCTGGcgaaggaaagagaaaaggctGCAGGCGCTTTGAACAGTCCATCCAAATTTGTTGGGAAACCAAATCAGTCGTTGTTCGTCACAGAAAGTCTAAGAAAGAACCGCAGGCGGTCTGGGTTGGACGCTGACCGAACTCCCATCAAAACCAGGGGTTTTGTAAAAATAATCCAAGAATCACTGAGTGAGACAAGCCCAGAAAATGTTGTAGCTGCACAATCTGTGGCCCAGAGAGTGGTGAACAAACAAGAAGTCGTACGGCGAAAACGTGGAAGACCTTCAAAGAAAAAACCTCCAGATCTTACTGCTCCAAACAACAACCCTGCTGTGGAAAAAAAGGACAGCCACGATGAAGGAAGTCATCAGCAGACAGTCAGTTTGCCGAAGGACGATTTGGAAAAGGGggacaaaacaaagcaaaggtGCAAAAAAAGGAGGCGGAATAGAAGTACAGAAGCAGGGGAGGTTCCACTGAAGAAGTCCATTGAGATAGATTGCCAACCTGAAGCAGACATTACTGACATAAACCCAGACGTAAGAATACCTGGGGTCAACAAACGGCCACGAATGGTTATTCTGAAGGAGTTTAAGAAGCTTATTAATAGTAAAAACTTAAAGATGAGGAAGtcaaaagaaaaccaaacaaataaacctgAAAGAGCGGCAGAGAGTGAAGGGGTGGCTACCTTAGACAGCACATGTAAAGAATCGACTGAGGTGTTCGTGAAGGACGTTGACATTGTTCAGCCTCAAGACAGGAGAAGGAGTGAAGAATCTCAGGCCGTGGTCACAATCAATAAAAATCACAATCAAGTCTTCAACGAATCAACAGATGAGAAAAGTAAATCACAGCGAGAAGAAAGCGGCAGCTCTACGAGTAAGGAGACCAGTGTGATCTGTGGTGAAAAGCTACCGGCCTTTTCCTTTGATGCTTTGGAAGAAGTGTCCAAGTTATCAGCAGACAGGGAGCAGCCGCTGAAGAACCCTGATGAAG GTGGCAACAGAGGCACCAGCCAATCGAAGGATTCAATGTGA